The Sporomusa termitida genome has a window encoding:
- a CDS encoding ABC transporter substrate-binding protein: MRYFQIIKPIVFLLCLLLLCAGCANQQRPQAEPSAAGYEVRDGQGNVLKLRGKPQRIISLSVSTDEILLGLVPSGRIAALTYLADDGGLSNITEQAKAVPARIRANPEVVIALQPDLVIVPDWQPLEFVQTVRDAGFPVYIYQWPNSIEEIKNVILEIARAVGEPEAGAKLVADMDNTLAEVVDRVRPIPDSQRPVVVRFSLMGGSDGKGTTFDDICQYAGVKNGAALAGLGMNDILSKEQLVKVNPDILLMPTWDYTGKTDMAQFAADIQNDPALQSVKAIRRQQLVSIPERYLVCTSQYIVWGVKNLASYAYPQYFPEK; the protein is encoded by the coding sequence CGATCGTATTTTTACTCTGCCTATTGCTTTTGTGCGCAGGCTGTGCTAATCAGCAGAGACCCCAGGCCGAGCCGTCGGCGGCCGGCTATGAGGTAAGAGACGGCCAGGGAAATGTACTGAAATTGCGGGGGAAACCCCAGCGGATTATATCTTTGTCGGTCAGTACCGATGAAATTCTGCTGGGCCTGGTACCGTCAGGGCGGATTGCCGCCCTGACTTATCTGGCAGATGACGGCGGCCTGTCCAATATTACCGAACAGGCTAAGGCCGTACCGGCGAGAATACGGGCTAACCCGGAAGTTGTCATTGCCCTGCAGCCTGATCTCGTGATTGTGCCGGACTGGCAGCCGCTAGAGTTTGTGCAGACAGTCCGGGATGCAGGTTTTCCCGTCTATATTTATCAATGGCCTAATTCCATTGAAGAAATCAAAAACGTAATTTTGGAGATTGCCCGGGCGGTCGGCGAACCGGAGGCGGGAGCGAAGCTGGTTGCCGATATGGACAATACGCTGGCCGAGGTTGTTGACAGGGTCAGGCCGATACCTGACAGCCAAAGGCCGGTGGTGGTCCGTTTTTCCCTGATGGGTGGCAGTGACGGTAAAGGCACGACTTTTGACGATATCTGCCAGTATGCCGGCGTGAAAAACGGGGCCGCCCTTGCCGGGCTGGGGATGAATGATATATTGTCCAAGGAACAGCTGGTCAAGGTGAATCCTGACATACTGTTAATGCCAACCTGGGATTACACCGGCAAAACCGATATGGCGCAATTTGCCGCCGATATCCAGAATGATCCGGCCCTGCAGTCGGTTAAGGCCATTCGCCGGCAGCAGCTTGTCTCAATACCTGAACGGTATTTGGTTTGTACATCGCAGTACATAGTTTGGGGTGTAAAAAACCTGGCCAGCTATGCCTATCCTCAATATTTCCCTGAGAAGTAA